The following proteins come from a genomic window of Maribacter sp. HTCC2170:
- a CDS encoding NAD(P)/FAD-dependent oxidoreductase yields the protein MNLSYWEYKTWLSNVDFTIVGSGIVGLNCALALKNKFPKAKILILEKGVLPQGASTKNAGFACFGSISEVLSDLDSHAEEEVFQLVLKRWKGIQLLRQNLGDDTLDFQQHGGHELFVDEKSKLYEKCLDNLKKANKLLNPIFGTDAFETQSNRFDFKRIKEKYISNIHEGQIDTGKMMLGLMNLVLSKGITILNTIAVEQFENIGNKVLVKTNAFEFKTSNLFIATNGFAAQLLDEKVLPARAQVLITKPIPNLQIKGTFHLDEGFYYFRNIENRVLFGGGRNLDFQGEETFEHGETQLIQDKLEKMLSETILPNTPFKIERRWSGIMGVGSMKKPIVKQLSNNVFCGVRLGGMGVAIGSQIGDDLANLME from the coding sequence ATGAATCTTAGCTATTGGGAATATAAAACGTGGTTATCAAATGTTGATTTTACAATTGTCGGCAGTGGTATAGTTGGGTTAAATTGTGCACTTGCACTAAAAAATAAATTCCCAAAGGCAAAAATCTTGATTTTGGAAAAAGGAGTCTTACCACAAGGTGCAAGTACCAAGAACGCGGGATTTGCATGCTTTGGAAGCATTTCAGAGGTACTCTCCGACCTAGATTCACACGCTGAGGAAGAAGTGTTTCAATTGGTGCTGAAAAGATGGAAAGGCATTCAACTACTTCGACAGAACTTAGGGGATGATACATTGGATTTCCAACAGCACGGAGGTCATGAATTATTTGTAGATGAGAAAAGTAAACTGTATGAGAAATGTTTGGATAATTTAAAAAAAGCGAATAAGCTTTTGAACCCAATATTTGGTACCGATGCATTTGAAACACAATCCAATAGATTTGATTTTAAGCGAATAAAAGAGAAATATATATCCAATATTCATGAAGGTCAAATTGATACGGGAAAGATGATGTTAGGATTGATGAACTTGGTATTATCAAAAGGGATTACAATTCTAAACACCATTGCAGTCGAGCAATTTGAGAATATTGGGAATAAAGTCTTGGTTAAAACCAATGCCTTTGAATTTAAGACTTCAAATTTGTTCATTGCCACAAATGGTTTTGCCGCACAACTCCTTGACGAAAAAGTACTACCAGCGAGAGCTCAAGTGTTAATAACCAAACCAATTCCTAATCTCCAAATAAAAGGAACTTTTCATTTGGATGAAGGGTTCTATTATTTTAGGAATATTGAAAACAGAGTACTTTTTGGCGGCGGGCGTAATTTGGATTTCCAGGGTGAAGAAACCTTTGAACATGGTGAGACCCAACTAATACAAGATAAACTTGAAAAAATGCTTTCAGAAACAATACTTCCTAATACCCCTTTTAAGATTGAACGAAGGTGGAGTGGCATTATGGGTGTTGGCTCAATGAAAAAACCAATTGTAAAGCAATTGTCCAACAATGTTTTTTGTGGTGTTCGTTTAGGGGGTATGGGTGTGGCCATAGGAAGCCAAATAGGTGATGATCTGGCCAATCTAATGGAGTAA
- a CDS encoding 3-oxoacyl-ACP synthase yields MSEIVLKEQLLDFCKGFVNERKGRIESQIKEVHEALGSETKSSAGDKHETGRAMLQLEREKLGTQLAEVEKMAKIINKVDITTKKDSASLGSLVCTDSSNYFLAISAGEYKSTEKRTYCISMNTPIGIILLGKKVDDVIDFNGNQIKILQVL; encoded by the coding sequence ATGAGTGAGATCGTTCTTAAAGAACAATTGTTAGATTTCTGTAAAGGTTTTGTAAACGAGAGAAAGGGACGCATTGAATCTCAGATAAAAGAAGTGCATGAAGCTTTAGGTTCTGAAACCAAAAGCAGTGCCGGCGACAAACATGAAACTGGCCGCGCTATGCTTCAGCTGGAGCGCGAAAAGCTTGGGACACAGTTGGCCGAAGTTGAAAAAATGGCCAAAATCATTAATAAAGTAGATATCACAACTAAAAAAGATTCGGCTTCTTTAGGAAGTTTGGTTTGTACCGATAGTTCCAACTACTTTTTAGCAATATCGGCAGGCGAATACAAATCCACGGAAAAAAGGACCTATTGCATTTCAATGAATACACCAATAGGAATTATTTTATTAGGAAAAAAGGTCGATGATGTTATTGATTTCAATGGAAATCAAATAAAGATTCTTCAGGTACTTTAA